One genomic segment of Hypomesus transpacificus isolate Combined female chromosome 5, fHypTra1, whole genome shotgun sequence includes these proteins:
- the LOC124468145 gene encoding heterogeneous nuclear ribonucleoprotein A/B-like isoform X2, producing MADAEHQFMETSENGNEGEEDLNGTEQPEPETEEPEAEADESCTAEGDEVALAAEEDEEEEEDVATVEAQAEAEEEAEAEGEGEGEGEGEGEGEGEGEGEGEGEGEGDSQNGAGEGGQINASKGEDDAGKMFVGGLSWDTSKKDLKDYFSKFGEVADCTIKMDSNTGRSRGFGFILFKEAASVDKVLEQKEHRLDGRQIDPKKAMAMKKEPAKKIFVGGLNPEASEDTIREYFGAFGEIETIELPVDPKFKKRRGFIFITYKDETSVKKCLEKKFHTVEGSKCELKIAQPKEVYQQQQYGGRGGGRGGRGRGGQTQNWNQGYSNYWNQGYGNQGYGYGSQQGYGNYGGYGNDYYSSGYYGYGGGYDYRLK from the exons ATGGCTGACGCTGAGCATCAGTTCATGGAGACCTCCGAAAATGGTAACGAAGGCGAGGAGGACCTGAACGGAACGGAGCAACCAGAGCCCGAGACAGAGGAAccggaggcagaggcagacgaGAGCTGCACGGCAGAGGGAGATGAAGTAGCATTAGCagcagaggaggatgaggaagaagaagaggatgtGGCCACTGTGGAGGCACAGgccgaggcagaggaggaggccgAGGCTGAAggcgagggagaaggagaaggcgagggagaaggtgaaggaGAAGGCGAGGGAGAAGGCGAAGGAGaaggcgagggagagggagactcaCAAAATGGAGCGGGCGAGGGGGGACAGATAAATGCAAGCAAAGGCGAGGACGACGCTGG GAAAATGTTTGTCGGTGGGCTGAGCTGGGACACTAGTAAAAAAGACCTGAAAGACTACTTCTCTAAGTTTGGGGAGGTGGCAGACTGCACAATCAAGATGGACTCGAACACGGGCCGGTCACGAGGATTTGGCTTCATCCTCTTCAAAGAAGCTGCAAGTGTAgataag GTGCTTGAACAGAAGGAACATAGACTAGATGGTCGACAGATAGACCCAAAGAAAGCCATGGCCATGAAGAAAGAGCCTGCTAAGAAGATTTTTGTAGGAGGTCTGAACCCAGAGGCCTCAGAGGATACCATCAGAGAATACTTCGGAGCCTTCGGAGAG ATCGAAACCATAGAACTTCCTGTTGACCCCAAGTTTAAAAAGAGGAGGGGTTTCATCTTCATCACCTACAAAGACGAGACCTCTGTCAAGAAgtgcctggagaagaagttccACACCGTCGAGGGCAGCAAG TGTGAGCTGAAGATCGCCCAGCCTAAAGAGGTgtaccagcagcagcagtatgGAGGCCGGGGCGGCGGCAGGGGGGGTCGCGGTCGTGGGG GTCAAACTCAGAATTGGAACCAAGGCTACAGTAACTACTGGAACCAGGGCTACGGTAACCAAGGTTACGGCTATGGTAGCCAGCAGGGCTATGGAAACTACGGTGGCTACGGGAACGACTACTACTCTTCCGGTTACTATGGCTACGGGGGTGGATACGACTACA GACTCAAGTAA
- the LOC124468145 gene encoding heterogeneous nuclear ribonucleoprotein A/B-like isoform X1 yields MADAEHQFMETSENGNEGEEDLNGTEQPEPETEEPEAEADESCTAEGDEVALAAEEDEEEEEDVATVEAQAEAEEEAEAEGEGEGEGEGEGEGEGEGEGEGEGEGEGDSQNGAGEGGQINASKGEDDAGKMFVGGLSWDTSKKDLKDYFSKFGEVADCTIKMDSNTGRSRGFGFILFKEAASVDKVLEQKEHRLDGRQIDPKKAMAMKKEPAKKIFVGGLNPEASEDTIREYFGAFGEIETIELPVDPKFKKRRGFIFITYKDETSVKKCLEKKFHTVEGSKCELKIAQPKEVYQQQQYGGRGGGRGGRGRGGQTQNWNQGYSNYWNQGYGNQGYGYGSQQGYGNYGGYGNDYYSSGYYGYGGGYDYNQGNTSYGKTPRRGGHQSSYKPY; encoded by the exons ATGGCTGACGCTGAGCATCAGTTCATGGAGACCTCCGAAAATGGTAACGAAGGCGAGGAGGACCTGAACGGAACGGAGCAACCAGAGCCCGAGACAGAGGAAccggaggcagaggcagacgaGAGCTGCACGGCAGAGGGAGATGAAGTAGCATTAGCagcagaggaggatgaggaagaagaagaggatgtGGCCACTGTGGAGGCACAGgccgaggcagaggaggaggccgAGGCTGAAggcgagggagaaggagaaggcgagggagaaggtgaaggaGAAGGCGAGGGAGAAGGCGAAGGAGaaggcgagggagagggagactcaCAAAATGGAGCGGGCGAGGGGGGACAGATAAATGCAAGCAAAGGCGAGGACGACGCTGG GAAAATGTTTGTCGGTGGGCTGAGCTGGGACACTAGTAAAAAAGACCTGAAAGACTACTTCTCTAAGTTTGGGGAGGTGGCAGACTGCACAATCAAGATGGACTCGAACACGGGCCGGTCACGAGGATTTGGCTTCATCCTCTTCAAAGAAGCTGCAAGTGTAgataag GTGCTTGAACAGAAGGAACATAGACTAGATGGTCGACAGATAGACCCAAAGAAAGCCATGGCCATGAAGAAAGAGCCTGCTAAGAAGATTTTTGTAGGAGGTCTGAACCCAGAGGCCTCAGAGGATACCATCAGAGAATACTTCGGAGCCTTCGGAGAG ATCGAAACCATAGAACTTCCTGTTGACCCCAAGTTTAAAAAGAGGAGGGGTTTCATCTTCATCACCTACAAAGACGAGACCTCTGTCAAGAAgtgcctggagaagaagttccACACCGTCGAGGGCAGCAAG TGTGAGCTGAAGATCGCCCAGCCTAAAGAGGTgtaccagcagcagcagtatgGAGGCCGGGGCGGCGGCAGGGGGGGTCGCGGTCGTGGGG GTCAAACTCAGAATTGGAACCAAGGCTACAGTAACTACTGGAACCAGGGCTACGGTAACCAAGGTTACGGCTATGGTAGCCAGCAGGGCTATGGAAACTACGGTGGCTACGGGAACGACTACTACTCTTCCGGTTACTATGGCTACGGGGGTGGATACGACTACA ACCAGGGAAATACAAGCTATGGGAAAACTCCAAGACGTGGAGGCCACCAGAGTAGCTACAAGCCATACTGA